The Desmonostoc muscorum LEGE 12446 genome includes a region encoding these proteins:
- a CDS encoding RNA-guided endonuclease InsQ/TnpB family protein, whose amino-acid sequence MGLKPHKLSRKLVDENQVIVVENLAVKNMVKNHKLALAISDAGWGQFCTMLKYKAEWKGKVYIEVDRFFPSSKTCNHCLHQVNSLGLDIRSWQCPKCGTVHHRDINAATNIRDEGLRFLAGGHLATASGQRVRPSKGTAFRGDVG is encoded by the coding sequence TTGGGTTTAAAACCTCATAAACTAAGTCGTAAATTAGTGGACGAAAACCAAGTCATAGTTGTAGAAAACCTAGCAGTTAAGAACATGGTCAAAAACCACAAACTTGCCTTAGCTATTAGTGATGCTGGGTGGGGTCAATTTTGCACCATGTTGAAATACAAAGCGGAATGGAAAGGAAAGGTTTACATCGAAGTCGATAGATTTTTCCCCAGTTCAAAAACTTGTAATCACTGCTTGCACCAAGTAAATAGCTTAGGTTTAGATATTCGTAGCTGGCAATGTCCTAAATGCGGCACTGTACACCATAGGGATATTAATGCAGCCACGAATATTAGAGATGAAGGTTTACGATTTTTGGCGGGAGGGCATCTCGCTACTGCTTCTGGACAACGTGTAAGACCGTCTAAGGGCACTGCCTTTAGAGGCGATGTTGGTTGA
- a CDS encoding GH116 family glycosyl hydrolase, producing MTNQSSPKIPSCTWNRPIGLGWDKPYTVRYPSNLDDGPWHGMPLGGFGAGCIGRSSRGDFNLWHIDGGEHIFRNVPACQFSVFESNGTSSQAYALSTQAPEDGSLKAWQWYPGSRTGGAGEQGSRGEVNPIKQHKTGEYHALYPRSWFVYENIFQAQLTCEQFSPVWANNYQETSYPVAVFLWNAHNPTNAPITLGIMFTWENMVGWFTNALKSPQVQVRDDGSPVYEYQPRWGESQGNYNHIVENTQQVACVLGRVGSEKPLEEGDGTWCIATLKDPRLELFYHTRWNPAGTGEDVWQSFAEDGSLPNYQDTTPVTENTQLAAAIALRFTLQPGETLEIPFVLAWDLPITEFAAGINYYRRYTDFFGKDGSNAWTIASTALEQYQTWRSQIQSWQQPILDRKDLPCWFKMALFNELYDLTSGGTLWSAASKLDPIGQFAVLECLDYRWYESLDVRLYGSFALLMLFPELEKSVMRAFARAIPQGDDTPRIIGYYMTIKAESPLAVRKAVGATPHDLGAPNEHVWEKTNYTSYQDCNLWKDLGSDFVLQVYRDFLLTGAEDVEFLADCWNAIVQTLDYLKNFDLDGDGIPENSGAPDQTFDDWRLQGVSAYCGGLWLAALEAAIAISDVLLTNRRGAENTEELRIQKSIYETWLEQSRPIYQEKLWNGQYYRLDSESGSDVVMADQLCGQFYARLLGLPDIVPSDRALSALKTVYDACFLKFCDGKFGAANGVRPDGSPENPKATHPLEVWTGINFGLAAFLVQMGMKDEALKLTQAVVQQIYDNGLQFRTPEAITAAGTFRACTYLRPMAIWGIYLVIN from the coding sequence ATGACAAATCAATCCTCCCCGAAAATTCCCTCTTGCACTTGGAATCGTCCCATCGGTTTAGGCTGGGATAAGCCCTACACTGTGCGCTACCCAAGTAATCTTGATGATGGCCCTTGGCATGGTATGCCATTAGGTGGCTTTGGTGCAGGTTGCATCGGTCGTTCTTCGCGGGGAGACTTTAATTTATGGCACATTGATGGCGGTGAGCATATCTTCAGAAACGTCCCCGCCTGTCAATTCAGTGTATTTGAGTCCAATGGTACATCTTCCCAAGCCTATGCTTTATCTACCCAAGCACCTGAGGATGGTAGCCTCAAAGCATGGCAATGGTATCCAGGGAGTAGAACAGGGGGAGCAGGGGAGCAGGGGAGCAGGGGAGAAGTTAACCCCATCAAACAACACAAAACTGGCGAATATCACGCGCTGTATCCCCGTAGCTGGTTTGTGTATGAAAATATTTTTCAAGCCCAGTTGACTTGTGAGCAGTTTTCCCCTGTATGGGCAAACAATTACCAGGAAACTAGCTACCCTGTGGCGGTGTTTCTTTGGAATGCTCACAACCCCACAAATGCACCTATTACTCTGGGCATCATGTTTACCTGGGAAAATATGGTGGGTTGGTTTACTAATGCCCTCAAATCTCCTCAAGTGCAGGTGCGGGATGATGGGAGTCCAGTTTATGAATACCAACCGCGCTGGGGCGAAAGTCAAGGAAACTACAATCACATTGTGGAAAATACACAACAGGTTGCTTGTGTTTTAGGCCGGGTTGGTAGTGAAAAGCCTTTGGAAGAAGGGGATGGAACCTGGTGTATTGCGACGTTGAAAGATCCCCGATTAGAACTATTTTATCACACCCGCTGGAATCCTGCTGGTACGGGTGAAGATGTCTGGCAAAGCTTTGCTGAAGATGGTTCTTTACCTAATTATCAAGACACAACTCCAGTAACAGAAAATACACAACTAGCAGCTGCGATCGCACTTCGTTTTACTCTCCAACCAGGCGAAACTCTAGAAATCCCCTTTGTGCTGGCTTGGGATTTGCCCATCACAGAATTTGCCGCCGGGATAAATTATTATCGCAGATACACAGACTTTTTTGGTAAAGATGGTAGTAATGCTTGGACGATCGCATCTACTGCCTTAGAACAATACCAAACTTGGCGATCGCAAATTCAAAGTTGGCAACAACCCATTCTCGACCGCAAAGATTTACCTTGTTGGTTCAAAATGGCGTTGTTTAATGAGCTTTACGACCTCACCAGTGGTGGTACTCTCTGGAGTGCGGCATCAAAACTTGACCCCATCGGTCAGTTTGCGGTGTTAGAGTGCTTAGATTACCGCTGGTATGAAAGTCTAGATGTACGGCTGTATGGTTCTTTTGCCCTGCTGATGCTGTTTCCAGAATTAGAAAAGTCAGTGATGCGGGCATTTGCACGGGCAATTCCCCAAGGTGATGATACTCCCCGAATCATTGGCTATTACATGACAATCAAAGCCGAAAGTCCCCTTGCTGTCCGTAAAGCCGTTGGTGCAACACCCCACGATTTAGGCGCACCTAATGAACACGTTTGGGAGAAAACTAACTACACCAGCTATCAAGACTGCAATTTATGGAAAGATTTAGGTAGTGATTTTGTATTGCAAGTATACCGAGATTTTCTGCTTACGGGTGCTGAGGATGTGGAATTTTTAGCAGACTGTTGGAATGCCATCGTTCAAACCCTCGACTACCTGAAAAATTTTGACTTAGATGGCGATGGTATTCCCGAAAATTCTGGTGCCCCTGACCAAACATTTGATGATTGGCGATTGCAAGGTGTCAGTGCCTATTGTGGTGGGTTGTGGTTAGCGGCGCTAGAAGCTGCGATCGCCATTAGTGATGTATTATTAACGAACCGCAGAGGCGCAGAGAACACAGAGGAGTTAAGGATACAAAAATCCATCTATGAAACTTGGTTAGAACAATCCCGCCCAATCTATCAAGAAAAACTTTGGAATGGACAATATTATCGACTTGATAGTGAAAGTGGTTCTGATGTGGTGATGGCAGATCAATTGTGCGGACAGTTCTACGCTAGGTTGCTAGGATTACCTGATATTGTACCGAGCGATCGCGCCCTCTCTGCCCTCAAAACTGTTTATGATGCCTGCTTTTTGAAATTCTGCGATGGTAAATTTGGTGCTGCTAACGGTGTTCGTCCCGACGGTTCCCCAGAAAACCCCAAAGCTACTCATCCTTTGGAAGTCTGGACGGGAATAAACTTTGGTTTGGCCGCTTTTCTTGTGCAGATGGGAATGAAAGATGAAGCATTGAAGTTGACACAAGCTGTAGTGCAGCAAATTTACGATAATGGGCTGCAATTTCGCACACCTGAAGCTATCACCGCAGCTGGTACTTTTCGCGCCTGCACTTACCTGCGGCCAATGGCAATCTGGGGAATTTATTTAGTGATTAATTAA
- a CDS encoding S8 family serine peptidase, with amino-acid sequence MTKKLTWIIWGLGASCLSAPVIASALESPLGTNGIDALKLHQTPYNLIGRKIAIGQVEIGRPGMFGWDKAVSKNRAISLAAVFLRNGPAKSNSGVDPHAYNVAGVMVSQDKGIPGVAPGARLYSSAVGSTKNMGQPEECLSAQHIALQNSGDVRAINFSFGEPLGRDPRPEATLDGNALLTLCVDWSSRVHDVLYAIAGNQGKGGIPIPTDNFNGMNVAFSSRRGGVFNKVDVANLAGANQGASRRLAGREFNIGGRRAISLVAPGNNIALLNPDGKLNKVTGTSFAAPQVTASVALLQELGDRQMRTKQPHWSTDSRRHQVMKAVLLNSADKIQDSGDGLRLGMTRTLIDKQNQDWLGSDAYKDPKIPLDAQMGAGHLNVFRAYQQFNGGQWEPSAAVASIGWDYRTIDVGSYVDYALGKPLKQGSFVAITLSWDRLVELNDSNKNQQYDVGENFRNRGLNNLDLYLVKVDAQNSDGGAVCSSISQIDSVEHIFCPVAATGNYKIRVQFRQKLNEATQSYGLAWWSVPIN; translated from the coding sequence ATGACTAAAAAACTAACCTGGATAATTTGGGGATTGGGTGCTTCGTGTCTGAGTGCGCCGGTAATTGCTTCAGCTTTAGAATCCCCCTTGGGAACTAACGGCATTGATGCTCTCAAGCTACACCAAACTCCTTATAATTTAATCGGTCGCAAGATTGCCATTGGTCAGGTGGAAATTGGCCGGCCGGGAATGTTTGGCTGGGATAAGGCAGTGTCTAAAAACCGTGCCATCTCTTTAGCTGCGGTGTTCTTACGCAATGGCCCGGCTAAGTCAAATAGCGGTGTTGACCCCCATGCCTACAATGTTGCTGGTGTGATGGTGAGTCAAGACAAAGGTATACCAGGAGTTGCTCCGGGAGCGCGACTTTACTCGTCTGCTGTCGGTTCTACTAAAAATATGGGTCAGCCAGAAGAGTGCTTATCGGCGCAGCATATAGCGCTGCAAAATAGTGGCGATGTCCGCGCGATTAACTTTAGTTTTGGTGAACCTCTAGGGCGCGATCCTCGACCGGAGGCGACTCTAGACGGTAATGCTTTATTAACTTTATGTGTTGACTGGTCTAGTCGCGTTCATGATGTTTTGTATGCGATCGCTGGCAACCAGGGAAAAGGCGGTATTCCTATTCCTACAGATAATTTTAACGGAATGAACGTGGCTTTTTCATCCCGCAGAGGAGGAGTTTTTAACAAAGTAGATGTTGCTAATCTGGCGGGTGCTAATCAAGGAGCAAGCCGGCGACTAGCCGGGAGGGAGTTTAATATCGGTGGGCGTCGCGCTATCAGTTTAGTTGCTCCTGGTAATAACATTGCTTTACTTAATCCCGATGGCAAATTGAATAAAGTCACAGGGACAAGTTTTGCCGCACCGCAAGTTACCGCTAGTGTTGCTTTGTTGCAGGAACTTGGTGACCGACAGATGCGAACAAAACAACCCCATTGGAGTACAGATTCCCGGCGTCATCAAGTGATGAAAGCTGTATTGCTTAATTCAGCAGACAAAATCCAAGATAGCGGCGATGGTTTGCGTTTGGGAATGACTCGGACGCTAATTGATAAACAAAATCAAGATTGGCTAGGTTCTGATGCTTACAAAGATCCAAAAATTCCCTTGGATGCCCAAATGGGAGCGGGTCATTTAAATGTATTTCGCGCTTATCAGCAATTTAATGGTGGTCAATGGGAGCCGTCAGCTGCGGTGGCGTCTATTGGTTGGGATTATCGCACAATCGATGTTGGCAGCTACGTTGATTATGCCTTAGGGAAACCGTTGAAGCAGGGTAGTTTTGTAGCTATTACTCTGAGTTGGGATCGATTGGTAGAACTCAATGATAGCAATAAGAATCAGCAGTATGACGTGGGTGAAAATTTTCGCAATCGCGGCTTGAATAACCTCGATCTCTACCTAGTCAAAGTTGATGCTCAAAACTCAGATGGTGGCGCTGTTTGTTCTTCAATCAGCCAAATCGATAGTGTAGAACATATTTTCTGCCCCGTCGCTGCTACTGGAAATTACAAAATCCGCGTCCAGTTTCGTCAAAAGTTAAATGAAGCTACTCAATCCTATGGTTTAGCTTGGTGGAGTGTGCCTATTAATTGA
- the rpe gene encoding ribulose-phosphate 3-epimerase: protein MTQNLSQKPIVIAPSILSADFSRLGDEVRAVDEAGADWIHVDVMDGRFVPNITIGPLVVEAIRPVTTKPLDVHLMIVEPEKYVEGFAKAGADIISVHAEHNASPHLHRTLGQIKELGKKAGVVLNPGTPLELIEYVLELCDLVLIMSVNPGFGGQSFIPGVLPKIRKLRQLCDERGLDPWIEVDGGLKANNTWQVLEAGANAVVAGSAVFNTNDYAQAITAIRNSKRPTPELAKV, encoded by the coding sequence ATGACCCAAAACCTATCTCAAAAGCCCATTGTAATTGCTCCATCTATCTTATCAGCCGATTTTAGTCGTTTGGGTGACGAAGTTCGCGCCGTAGACGAGGCTGGAGCGGATTGGATTCATGTTGATGTAATGGACGGTCGTTTTGTACCTAATATTACGATAGGCCCTCTGGTTGTGGAGGCGATTCGTCCAGTTACGACCAAGCCACTGGATGTCCACTTGATGATTGTGGAGCCAGAAAAGTATGTAGAGGGATTTGCTAAAGCCGGTGCTGATATTATCTCTGTACATGCAGAACATAATGCTTCCCCACACCTACACCGCACTTTAGGACAAATTAAAGAGCTTGGTAAGAAAGCTGGAGTTGTACTTAATCCTGGTACCCCTCTAGAGTTAATTGAATACGTTCTGGAACTGTGCGATTTAGTACTGATTATGAGCGTAAACCCTGGCTTTGGTGGTCAAAGCTTTATCCCTGGTGTGTTACCCAAAATCCGTAAGCTGCGCCAATTGTGCGACGAACGCGGCCTCGACCCCTGGATTGAAGTTGATGGAGGTCTGAAAGCAAATAATACCTGGCAAGTTTTGGAAGCGGGAGCCAATGCGGTGGTCGCTGGTTCAGCCGTATTTAATACCAATGATTATGCACAGGCTATTACAGCAATTCGCAACAGCAAGCGTCCTACCCCAGAATTAGCTAAGGTTTAA
- a CDS encoding HetP family heterocyst commitment protein: protein MNQDIASISSNLDKTMKAQQFDKVVEAILAGKYSWACVLMLRFAGYNPLHYIPYRTYNRLLKENSQASRVNQQQSENIKLLKQPNDSRSDSNLSSSCLTKIKDIPYLEVVGKQKTEVRGSSLDRRLAQ from the coding sequence ATGAATCAAGACATTGCTAGTATTAGTAGTAACTTAGACAAGACAATGAAGGCTCAACAATTTGATAAAGTAGTTGAAGCAATTCTGGCTGGAAAGTATTCCTGGGCGTGTGTTTTAATGCTGCGATTTGCTGGTTATAATCCTCTTCATTACATTCCATATCGTACCTATAATCGATTGCTCAAAGAAAACTCTCAAGCTAGCAGAGTAAACCAACAGCAAAGTGAAAACATAAAACTGCTCAAACAGCCCAACGATTCCAGATCTGATAGTAATCTATCATCAAGTTGCTTAACTAAAATTAAAGATATACCTTATCTTGAAGTAGTTGGAAAGCAAAAAACAGAAGTCCGTGGTAGTAGTTTGGATCGGAGATTGGCACAGTAA